In Paludibaculum fermentans, the genomic stretch GTTTCCACGCAGACAGCGTGACAGTTCAGACAATTCTCGGCGCAATCGCGCATACTTTTGCCCAGGTGGCCATTGTGAGGCATCTTGTTTCTCCGATTCTCTGTTCGATTTTTGATCTCCCTCTGAACAGATGGCAAATTCCATCACTTCCACCGAGCCCAGTTACCTGTCGCTTACCCACACTGTAGGTGGATTCCCTGAGCAGGGCAACCGTATCGCGTGGAATGTGGTGAGTGGGAGAAAGTATTGGAGTCCCGGGCGTGAGTTGCGGACAGCTGCAGCCGGGGGCTAAGCCCATCGCGGAATTAGACCTGGACGACCCAGTTTCCAGTGGTTTCACAGGGTATGCGTCTCGTGAACGTCGGCCGGGGCGGTCGAAGAATCGGGACTCGCATTTGTCCCAGAGGCCATTTCGGCGATTTGATTCCGCCAGGATGTGAGCCAAGGTTCGGCAAAATCCGGTGAAACAGGCCAGGCTGAGGTGCACCCGAGAGGCATCCGGCACTGGCCAGGGCAAGCCGACGTTGCCTCTCGACCTACATTGGCGGTCAGGCAACTCCGGCTACTATGGGAGTTCCATGCAAGCGAAGGTCAACCTGCCGCTGTTGTGCCACGATCTCGAGGCTCCGGCGGCATTCACGGCAGAAGGGCTGGTCCAGTCCCTCAGAGCAGCGCGCAGGCTGGCCGCAGTCCCGGTTCCTCCCATTTGCGTCCTGGATTTCGACGGCGACCTGACCGACTGGCTGGTGCGCCACCGACTCGTCGAGCCCTTCGAACCCTGGGCCTGCTTTCACACCACGATGTACTGGTTTGAAGCAGAAGGCATCCGCTGCGGAATCATCGCCCGCACGATCGGCGGACCGTACGCTGTCCTAATTGCCGAACAACTCCATGTCTGCGGCGCGCGCTTGATCCTTGGGCTCACCTCGGCGGGCCGTGTCTCACCGACACTGCCCCTGCCGAGCCTGGTCATTCCGACGAGCGCCGTGCGCGACGAAGGAACCTCGTTTCACTACCTGCCGCCGTCGGCCCTGGTGGGTGCGCCCACTCCGGTGAACGATCTGCTGGCCGAAGAACTCCGTCCCCTGGGGATCCCGGTCGCTCAGGGCTGTGTCTGGACCACGGACGCGCCCTATCGCGAGACCGAAGACGACCTCCAGAAACATGCCAACGGCGGAGTGCTTGCGGTCGAAATGCAGACGGCCTCCCTGTTCGCGTTCGCAGCGGCAAGGGGAGCCCGTGTCGTAGTGGTCGCCCACCTGACGAACGCAGTCGACCACCAGGAGGAGCAGTTCGACAAGGGCACGGACGAAGAATCGTTCCTGCTGCTGAAAGCCATGCTTCGCGCGGGCAGGCGCTTTCTGACGGCGCAGTGAGAATGAAACTCAGGGAGCCTGAGCCCATTCGTCCATGGACGCTGCAGGCGTTCGCGGCGGACGGGATCCGGTGAATTCCAGCACTGGTGCCGGACTTCCGGTTTGCGCAAGACTGGAAGCGTGGCAAGTGATCCAGTGAGTCTGCGCACCAGTGTTCGAGAAGCGTATTCCAGCGCTTCAACCGATCCGACAGCACGCCATCCATTCCCGATCGGGGCGGAGTTTGCGCGCAGCCTGGGATACCCGGATGCGATCCTGAACTCGATTC encodes the following:
- a CDS encoding nucleoside phosphorylase, whose protein sequence is MQAKVNLPLLCHDLEAPAAFTAEGLVQSLRAARRLAAVPVPPICVLDFDGDLTDWLVRHRLVEPFEPWACFHTTMYWFEAEGIRCGIIARTIGGPYAVLIAEQLHVCGARLILGLTSAGRVSPTLPLPSLVIPTSAVRDEGTSFHYLPPSALVGAPTPVNDLLAEELRPLGIPVAQGCVWTTDAPYRETEDDLQKHANGGVLAVEMQTASLFAFAAARGARVVVVAHLTNAVDHQEEQFDKGTDEESFLLLKAMLRAGRRFLTAQ